The Antedon mediterranea chromosome 7, ecAntMedi1.1, whole genome shotgun sequence genome has a segment encoding these proteins:
- the LOC140054050 gene encoding ciliary microtubule-associated protein 3-like, whose amino-acid sequence MASTTLPSLEALLGREKKSNVSFGTTQQRPLFPGNLPPNRMGAELGLEEAPHRAPGTYDNAEKTTFLYEIDKQVTSKQGYSMGARTNPRFNKEFQTVTPCPTTYQKSTTLPRTFKPAFKSFHVGGDRFFRKQIDPELTPGAGTYEHDVPKNRKVAYHGTFGGPQHLKIQPDDSILLPEHCKGTTTKSRLMSYKDKRKFAIREAYLSLYY is encoded by the exons ATGGCTTCAACGACTCTTCCATCTCTCGAGG CTCTTCTTGGAAGAGAAAAGAAAAGCAATGTATCATTTGGAACTACTCAACAAAGACCACTGTTCCCTGGAAATTTACCACCGAACCGTATGGGGGCTGAATTAGGGTTAGAAGAAGCACCACATCGGGCGCCAGGGACTTATGACAATGCAGAG AAAACTACATTCCTGTATGAAATTGATaaacaagtaacaagtaaacaagGGTATTCAATGGGTGCAAGGACAAATCCAAGGTTTAATAAAGAATTTCAG aCTGTCACACCTTGTCCAACAACTTATCAGAAGTCGACCACCTTGCCAAGGACGTTCAAGCCAGCTTTCAAGTCATTCCATGTTGGTGGTGACAGGTTTTTTCGCAAGCAAATAGACCCAGAATTAACACCTGG AGCTGGAACGTACGAACATGACGTTCCAAAAAACAGGAAAGTAGCTTATCACGGGACATTTGGCGGACCTCAACATCTCAAAATTCAACCAGATGACTCGATATTACTGCCAGAGCACTGTAAAGGAACTACAACAAAGAGTCGTTTAATGTCGTATAAAGATAAACGAAAATTCGCAATACGTGAAGCATATTTAAGTCTAtactattaa